The Actinocorallia herbida DNA window GAGCGCACGACCATCCCGACCGGGAGGGTCTCGTACTCGCCGGTGCCGCGGACCTTGCCGTCGACGAGCTCCGTGCGCTCCACGCGCAGGCCCTCGACCCGGTCGGTGCCGAGGATCTCGACGGGCGCGCGCCAGAACCTCAGGTCGATGTGGCGCTCGCGGCCCTCCGCGGGCTCACCCGCCCAGGCGCGCATCGCCGCGAGGTTGCCCCGGACGTGCCGGTCGGCCGCCTCCAGGGCGGCGCTCTCGACGTCCAGCTCGAGGTCCTCCGGCCGCACCGACACCGACGCGGCGGGCAGCTCGCCGAGCTCGCGCGCCTCTTTGGTGGTGAACTTCGCGTGCGCGGGACCGCGCCGCCCGATGAGGTGCACGCGCTTGACCCGGCTGCGGCTCAGCTCGTCGAGGACGGCGACGGGGATGTCGGTCTCGGCGAGCTCCGCGGCGGTCTTGGCGAGGATGCGCACGACGTCCACGGCGACGTTCCCGACGCCGACGACGGCGACCTCCTCGACGGACAGGTCGAAGGAGTGGCCCGCGGCGTCGGGGTGGCCGCAGTACCAGTTGACGAAGTCGGTGGCCGCGATCGAGCCGGGCAGGTCCTCGCCCGGGACGCCGAGGCGGCGGTCGACCATCGCCCCGGTGCTGTAGACGACGGCGTCATAGCACCCGAGGAGTTCCTCCCGGGTGATGTCGCCGCCGAGCTCGACGCAGCCGAAGAACCGCACCCCGGGATGCTCCAGGACGCGCTGGAGGTACCGGGCGATGGATTTGATCGACTTGTGGTCGGGCGCGACGCCGTAGCGCACGAGCCCGTAAGGGGTGGGAAGCCGGTCGAAGACGTCCACGCGGACGCCGCCTTTGGTCAATGCCTCGGCGGCGTACAGGCCCGCGGGGCCGGCGCCTACGACGGCGACAGAAAAGTCGGTCACACGGGGCATTCTGCACACGACCCATCGCATACGACCATGTGAGCTAGATCACTGAAGCGCCGTTGGAGGCGGTGGATCGTGCCAACCGGCTGTGCCGCCTGCCGTACGCGAAGTAGATGACGGCGCCGACCAGCATCCAGACGACGAACCGGATCCAGGTCTCGGCCGGCAGATTCAACATGACGAAAAAGCAGGCCAGAATCGACAGGATCGGCACCAGTGGGACGAGCGGGGTCCGGAACGAGCGCGGCAGGTCGGGCCTGGTACGGCGCAGCACCATGACGCTCGCGGACACCACGACGAACGCGAACAGGGTCCCGATGTTCACCAGTTCCGCCAGCGCGGACAGCGGGATGAGCCCGGCCAGGACCGCCACGACGACGCCCATGAAGATCGTGGAGCGGGCCGGGGTGCCGAACCGCGGGTGCACGTGCGAGAGCCATTCGGGCAGGAGCCCGTCCCGGCTCATCGCGAAGAAGACGCGGCTCTGCCCGAGCAGCAGGATGAGCACGACCGTGGTGAGGCCGAAGATCGCGCCGACGCTGATCAGCCCGGCGAAGAACGGCTGGCCGACCGCGCGGAAGGCGTCGGCGAGCGGCGCGGCCTCGCTCAGGTCGCTGTAGTGCTGCATCCCGACGATGACGAGGGAGACCAGGACGTACAGCAGCGTGCAGAGCGCCAGGGAGCCCAGGATGCCGATCGGCAGGTCCCGCTGCGGCCGACGCGCCTCCTCGGCGGTCGTGGCGACGATGTCGAAGCCGATGAAGGCGAAGAAGACGATCGCGACCGCGCCGAAGACGCCGAACCAGCCGAACGCGACGGGGGTGACGCCGAACAGCACCTGGATGAGCGGCGCCCGCACGCCCTCGACGGTCTCGGTGGTGACGGCGGGCGGGATGAACGGCTTGTAGTTGGCGAGCTTGATGGAGAACGCCCCGGCGATGATGACGAGCAGGACCACCGCCACCTTGATCGTCACCATGATCGCGTTGATCCGCGAGGAGATCTTGATCCCCGCCACCAGCACCGCGGTCACGACGAGCACGATCAGCATCGCCGGGATGTTGAACCCGGCGGTCTCCCCGGCGAGATCCGGGGGCAGGTCGAGCCCGATCGTCGAGAGCAGCGAGGCGAAGTACCCCGACCAGCCGACGGCCACGACCGCGGCCGCCAGGGCCATCTCCAGGATGAGGTCCCAGCCGATGATCCAGGCGGGCAGTTCGCCGAGCGTGGCGTAGGAGAAGGTGTAGGCGGACCCCGCGACCGGCACGGTGGAGGCGAACTCCGCGTAGCAGAGCGCGGCGAGCGCGCACACGAGCCCGGCGATCGCGAAGGAGATGGCGACCGCCGGTCCCGCGTACTCGCGGGCGACCCTGCCGGTGAGCACGAAGATGCCCGTGCCGATGATGACGCCGACGCCGAAGACGACCAGGTCGAGCGCCGACAGGTCGCGGCGGAGCCGGTGGCCCGGCTCCTTCGTCTCCCGAACGGACTGCTCGACGGTCTTCGTGCGGAACACGCTTGCGGCCACCGGCACCCCTCATCACGATTCGTGTTACTACAAACACGAACCGTAACAAGCGAGGGCCCTCCGACGCGTCAACGCGGCGTCGGCTTCGGTGTCACCTTGCCTTCCGCGTCACCTTCCCGTCACCTTCGCGAAGGAGTCGGTGATCTCCTTGGCGAGGTCGGGCGCGGTGAGCCCGATCTCGCTGAGGATCTCGCCGCGGCCGGCGTGGTCGAGGAACTCCTGCGGGATGCCGTACGTGCGGATGGGGACGTCCACGCCGGAATCGCGCAGCAGCCGGGCGACGGCGTCGCCGACGGCACCGGTGCGGCCGTTGTCCTCGACGACGACCACGAGCTTGTGCGCCGCGGCGGCCGAGGCCAGCGCGGGGTCGAGCGGCTTGACCCAGAGCGGGTCGACCACGGTGGCGGAGATGTCGGAGGCGGCGAGGCGCTGGGCGACGTCGACGCCGCAGGCCGCCATCGAGCCGACCGCGACGAGCAGCACGTCCTTGTCGGCGCCCTCGGCGAGCACGTCCATCGAGCCGAGCGAGCCGATCGCGGGCTGGTCCTCGAAGACCGGGCCCTTGGGGAAACGGATCGCGGAGGGCGCGTCGGTGATCTCCAGGCACTCGCGCAGCAGCCGGCGCAGGCGGGCGCCGTCGCGCGGCACGCCGATGTGCATACCGGGCACGAGCTGCATGATCGACAGGTCCCACATGCCGTTGTGCGACGCGCCGTCGTTGCCGGTGACGCCCGCGCGGTCCAGCACGAAGGTGACGCCCTGCTTGTGCAGCGCGATGTCCATGAGGACCTGGTCGAACGCCCGGTTCAGGAAGGTCGCGTAGATCGCGACGACCGGGTGCAGCCCGCCGAGGGCGAGGCCCGCGGCGGAGGTGGCCGCGTGCTGCTCGGCGATGCCGACGTCGTAGATCCGGTCGGGGTAGGCGTCGGCGAAGGCCGCGAGCCCGACGGGGTGCAGCATGGCCGCGGTGATCGCGACGACGTCGGGGCGCTCGGCGCCGATCTCGACCATCTCGCGGGAGAAGACCTTGGTCCAGCCCGGGGTGGAGGAGGGCGCGGACTTGCCCGTCAGCGGGTCGAAGGACCCGGCGCCGTGCATGTGGTCCTCGACGTTCTCCAGCGCCGGACCGTAGCCCTCGCCCTTGCGGGTGATGGCGTGCACGATGACGGGGCCGCCGAAGGCGCGGGCCTTGCGCAGGGCGCGTTCCACGGCCTGCTCGTCGTGGCCGTCGATGGGGCCGATGTACTTGAGGCCGAGGTCCTCGAACATCGCCTGGGGCTGGAGGATGTCCTTCAGGCCCTTCTTGATGCCGTGCAGCGCCTCGTAAGCCAACTCCCCGGCTACGGGTACCTTGGGAACCGTCTTCTTGACGAGGTCGAGCGCCCTCTCGTAACCCTGGGTGACGCGCAGGTCGGCCAGGTGGCTCGCGAGGCCGCCGATCGTCGGCGAGTAGGAGCGGCCGTTGTCGTTGACCACGATGATCACGGGGCGCTCGGCGCCCGCGATGTTGTTCAGGGCCTCCCAGCACATGCCGCCGGTGAGGGCGCCGTCGCCGACCACGGCGACCGCGCGGCGGTCGGTCTCGCCGCGCACCTCGAAGGCCTTGGCCAGGCCGTCCGCGTAGGACAGGGCGGTGGAGGCGTGGGAGTTCTCGATGATGTCGTGCTCGGACTCGCCCTGGCAGGGGTAGCCGGACAGGCCGCCCTTCTGGCGGAGGCCGGTCCAGTCCTTGCGGCCCGTGAGCAGCTTGTGCACGTAGGCCTGGTGGCCGGTGTCGAAGAGGACGCGGTCGCGCGGGGAGTCGAAGACCCGGTGCAGGGCGACGGTGAGTTCGACGACGCCGAGGTTGGGTCCGAGGTGTCCGCCGGTTTTGGAGACGGCGTCGACCAGGAACTCGCGGATCTCGCGCGCGAGTTCGGGGAGGCTCGCGGCATCCAGACGTTTGAGGTCGTCCGGACCGTTGATCGACTCAAGCAGGCTCAAGCTGGGTCATCTCCTCTGCGAACCGAGGCCTGTGACGAGCGGTCACTCGAACGCCTCCCGGAGGCAGGCCCCTGCGGCTTATGGTTGCCCAGAGTTTAATGCCGCTTCGCCGAACACGGAGAGCAAGGAGAAGAAGTTTCATATGGGAGAGAAGATAGTACTTCTGGACGAAGCAGGACATGCCATAGGAACAGCACCGAAGGCGGAGAGTCACCACAAAACCACTCCGTTCCATCTCGCCTTCTCCTCCTACCTCGTGGACGCCTCCGGCCGGGTCCTGGTGAGCCAGAGGGCCCACCACAAGGCGAGTTTCCCCTCCGTGTGGACCAACAGCGCGTGCGGCCACCCGGCCCCCGGCGAGTCCCTGCGCGATGCGGTCGCCCGCCGCGTCAAAAGTGAGCTCGGCGTTACCGTGAGTGACATCACTCTCATCCTGCCGGAGTTCGTCTACCGGGCCGAGATGAACGGCGTCGTGGAGCACGAGTGGTGCCCGGTGGTGCGCGCCTTCGTCGACGCCGAGCCGGTGCTCGACCCCGATGAGGTCGAGGACATCCAGTGGCGCGACTGGGAGGGCGTGAAGGCGCTCCGGGAAGACCCGCAGGCCTCCCCCTGGTTCCTGGACCAGATGGTCCACCTCGTCCCCCTGGGCGAGCCCCTCACCTGGACGCAGGCCGACGAGCGGCTGCTCCCCCCTGCCATCACCTGGTGACGGCGGTCCCCCTCAGCTCGTGAGAAGCCGCTCCAGCGGCGCGGGCGGCTGCGCGGGCAGCATCGCCCTCACCTCGGCCACCAGGGACGGCTGAGCCGTCCACAGGCCCCCCTGGTAGCCGACGGCGACGATCGGCCGCCGCAGCGGCCGGACGTCCGCCAGCGTCCAGTGGTGGTCGCCGCGCACCGCCCACGGGCCGCACTCGCACGACGAGGATCCCGGCGAGCAGACCCCGGCAACGTCCGCCACCGCGATCACCGCGCCCAGGGTCGCCAGCGGGTCGGCGGGCGACCAGCCCGAGGCGCGCACCTGCGGCAGCACCGTCGAATCCAGGTCGACGCGCATGGCGGCGTGGATCAGGACCGTTCCACGGTGGTCCGTGGCCCCCTCCTGGTTGACCAGAGGCTGATGCCCGCGCGCGATGGCCCAGGCATACGGCTGCTTCACGCTGATCGCCTGCATGCGGTTCCCTCCCCATGGGCGTCG harbors:
- the idi gene encoding isopentenyl-diphosphate Delta-isomerase, producing MGEKIVLLDEAGHAIGTAPKAESHHKTTPFHLAFSSYLVDASGRVLVSQRAHHKASFPSVWTNSACGHPAPGESLRDAVARRVKSELGVTVSDITLILPEFVYRAEMNGVVEHEWCPVVRAFVDAEPVLDPDEVEDIQWRDWEGVKALREDPQASPWFLDQMVHLVPLGEPLTWTQADERLLPPAITW
- a CDS encoding amino acid permease, with the protein product MPVAASVFRTKTVEQSVRETKEPGHRLRRDLSALDLVVFGVGVIIGTGIFVLTGRVAREYAGPAVAISFAIAGLVCALAALCYAEFASTVPVAGSAYTFSYATLGELPAWIIGWDLILEMALAAAVVAVGWSGYFASLLSTIGLDLPPDLAGETAGFNIPAMLIVLVVTAVLVAGIKISSRINAIMVTIKVAVVLLVIIAGAFSIKLANYKPFIPPAVTTETVEGVRAPLIQVLFGVTPVAFGWFGVFGAVAIVFFAFIGFDIVATTAEEARRPQRDLPIGILGSLALCTLLYVLVSLVIVGMQHYSDLSEAAPLADAFRAVGQPFFAGLISVGAIFGLTTVVLILLLGQSRVFFAMSRDGLLPEWLSHVHPRFGTPARSTIFMGVVVAVLAGLIPLSALAELVNIGTLFAFVVVSASVMVLRRTRPDLPRSFRTPLVPLVPILSILACFFVMLNLPAETWIRFVVWMLVGAVIYFAYGRRHSRLARSTASNGASVI
- the dxs gene encoding 1-deoxy-D-xylulose-5-phosphate synthase; this encodes MSLLESINGPDDLKRLDAASLPELAREIREFLVDAVSKTGGHLGPNLGVVELTVALHRVFDSPRDRVLFDTGHQAYVHKLLTGRKDWTGLRQKGGLSGYPCQGESEHDIIENSHASTALSYADGLAKAFEVRGETDRRAVAVVGDGALTGGMCWEALNNIAGAERPVIIVVNDNGRSYSPTIGGLASHLADLRVTQGYERALDLVKKTVPKVPVAGELAYEALHGIKKGLKDILQPQAMFEDLGLKYIGPIDGHDEQAVERALRKARAFGGPVIVHAITRKGEGYGPALENVEDHMHGAGSFDPLTGKSAPSSTPGWTKVFSREMVEIGAERPDVVAITAAMLHPVGLAAFADAYPDRIYDVGIAEQHAATSAAGLALGGLHPVVAIYATFLNRAFDQVLMDIALHKQGVTFVLDRAGVTGNDGASHNGMWDLSIMQLVPGMHIGVPRDGARLRRLLRECLEITDAPSAIRFPKGPVFEDQPAIGSLGSMDVLAEGADKDVLLVAVGSMAACGVDVAQRLAASDISATVVDPLWVKPLDPALASAAAAHKLVVVVEDNGRTGAVGDAVARLLRDSGVDVPIRTYGIPQEFLDHAGRGEILSEIGLTAPDLAKEITDSFAKVTGR
- a CDS encoding FAD-dependent oxidoreductase gives rise to the protein MPRVTDFSVAVVGAGPAGLYAAEALTKGGVRVDVFDRLPTPYGLVRYGVAPDHKSIKSIARYLQRVLEHPGVRFFGCVELGGDITREELLGCYDAVVYSTGAMVDRRLGVPGEDLPGSIAATDFVNWYCGHPDAAGHSFDLSVEEVAVVGVGNVAVDVVRILAKTAAELAETDIPVAVLDELSRSRVKRVHLIGRRGPAHAKFTTKEARELGELPAASVSVRPEDLELDVESAALEAADRHVRGNLAAMRAWAGEPAEGRERHIDLRFWRAPVEILGTDRVEGLRVERTELVDGKVRGTGEYETLPVGMVVRSVGYRSVPLDGVPFDERASVIRNEKGRIAEGEYTAGWIKRGPSGVVGTNKSDAAETVGVLLSELGSRPRPVTDIESVLRAKGVEFVTYQSWLGLDAAEIALAKSLSRGERVKLGTWDAMRAACPPH